From Cydia splendana chromosome 4, ilCydSple1.2, whole genome shotgun sequence, one genomic window encodes:
- the LOC134789802 gene encoding uncharacterized protein LOC134789802 isoform X2 yields MSYLRPQASQCRVQRFLEPDVTRVAPCSLCHKQLSMHRPCALPSGFAFAVYIRIRHRFLVICVSVTAVLCCVPGKQTSQETRKMQSSTIIVLACLVAVVVAGAHYERYPAVEALQEPGQVHEALYDTPELERSHRTKRGLLLLKKKLLLGALGLKAAKIGAVGAGVAGAIALKSKKSVPTTVRVVSAAQHGHSYSYNSWSG; encoded by the exons ATGAGTTATCTGCGTCCACAGGCGTCACAATGCCGTGTCCAGCGCTTCCTTGAACCCGACGTAACGCGAGTGGCTCCGTGCTCACTCTGCCATAAGCAATTAAGCATGCATCGTCCATGCGCCCTCCCCTCGGGCTTCGCTTTTGCAGTCTATATAAGAATTCGACACCGATTCCTTGTCATCTGTGTGTCTGTGACTGCAGTGCTGTGTTGTGTACCGGGCAAACAAACAAGCCAAG AAACCAGAAAAATGCAGTCGTCCACGATCATCGTTCTCGCGTGCCTGGTGGCGGTAGTGGTGGCGGGGGCCCACTACGAGCGATACCCGGCAGTGGAGGCGCTCCAAGAACCCGGACAGGTCCATGAGGCTCTTTACGACACCCCCGAGCTCGAGAGGAGCCACAGGACGAAGAGGGGCCTTCTACTCTTGAAGAAAAAACTGCTGCTTg GCGCCCTAGGGCTGAAGGCGGCCAAGATCGGCGCGGTCGGCGCGGGAGTTGCCGGCGCCATCGCGCTCAAGAGCAAAAAGTCAGTACCGACCACCGTCAGAGTCGTCAGCGCTGCTCAACACGGCCATTCGTATTCGTATAACAG CTGGTCTGGTTAA
- the LOC134789493 gene encoding keratin-associated protein 19-2-like isoform X1: MQITMKVCTVAFGVLVACAAAMALEPSPLIRALQPVEAEEQPTQLVPVYIQPTDVQGPRQKRSLLLGAAGLGGLAVLGAGALGVGLIGAKAGLVGGALAAGALQGRGFGGGYGYGGGYGGYHYGGGYGAYGGGYGGYGGGYGGYRSYPTYVVEESWC, encoded by the exons ATGCAGATCACAATGAAAGTGTGCACAGTAGCGTTCGGAGTGCTCGTGGCGTGCGCGGCCGCGATGGCGCTGGAGCCCAGCCCACTGATCCGAGCGCTGCAGCCCGTGGAGGCTGAGGAGCAGCCCACGCAGCTCGTCCCCGTCTACATCCAGCCCACCGACGTGCAGGGACCGAGGCAGAAGAGATCCCTGCTTCTTg GAGCTGCCGGTCTCGGCGGTCTCGCCGTCCTCGGCGCCGGCGCCCTCGGCGTGGGTCTGATTGGCGCTAAGGCTGGTTTGGTCGGTGGCGCTCTTGCTGCCGGTGCACTCCAAGGCAGAGGCTTCGGCGGCGGCTACGGCTATGGCGGTGGCTACGGCGGTTACCACTATGGAGGCGGTTATGGCGCCTACGGAGGCGGCTACGGCGGATACGGCGGTGGCTATGGCGGCTACAG GTCCTACCCCACATACGTCGTAGAAGAAAGTTGGTGCTGA
- the LOC134789802 gene encoding uncharacterized protein LOC134789802 isoform X1, which produces MSYLRPQASQCRVQRFLEPDVTRVAPCSLCHKQLSMHRPCALPSGFAFAVYIRIRHRFLVICVSVTAVLCCVPGKQTSQETRKMQSSTIIVLACLVAVVVAGAHYERYPAVEALQEPGQVHEALYDTPELERSHRTKRGLLLLKKKLLLGALGLKAAKIGAVGAGVAGAIALKSKKSVPTTVRVVSAAQHGHSYSYNSHAPSYDVEVHR; this is translated from the exons ATGAGTTATCTGCGTCCACAGGCGTCACAATGCCGTGTCCAGCGCTTCCTTGAACCCGACGTAACGCGAGTGGCTCCGTGCTCACTCTGCCATAAGCAATTAAGCATGCATCGTCCATGCGCCCTCCCCTCGGGCTTCGCTTTTGCAGTCTATATAAGAATTCGACACCGATTCCTTGTCATCTGTGTGTCTGTGACTGCAGTGCTGTGTTGTGTACCGGGCAAACAAACAAGCCAAG AAACCAGAAAAATGCAGTCGTCCACGATCATCGTTCTCGCGTGCCTGGTGGCGGTAGTGGTGGCGGGGGCCCACTACGAGCGATACCCGGCAGTGGAGGCGCTCCAAGAACCCGGACAGGTCCATGAGGCTCTTTACGACACCCCCGAGCTCGAGAGGAGCCACAGGACGAAGAGGGGCCTTCTACTCTTGAAGAAAAAACTGCTGCTTg GCGCCCTAGGGCTGAAGGCGGCCAAGATCGGCGCGGTCGGCGCGGGAGTTGCCGGCGCCATCGCGCTCAAGAGCAAAAAGTCAGTACCGACCACCGTCAGAGTCGTCAGCGCTGCTCAACACGGCCATTCGTATTCGTATAACAG CCATGCTCCCTCATATGATGTAGAAGTACATAGGTGA
- the LOC134789493 gene encoding acanthoscurrin-2-like isoform X2 has protein sequence MKVCTVAFGVLVACAAAMALEPSPLIRALQPVEAEEQPTQLVPVYIQPTDVQGPRQKRSLLLGAAGLGGLAVLGAGALGVGLIGAKAGLVGGALAAGALQGRGFGGGYGYGGGYGGYHYGGGYGAYGGGYGGYGGGYGGYRSYPTYVVEESWC, from the exons ATGAAAGTGTGCACAGTAGCGTTCGGAGTGCTCGTGGCGTGCGCGGCCGCGATGGCGCTGGAGCCCAGCCCACTGATCCGAGCGCTGCAGCCCGTGGAGGCTGAGGAGCAGCCCACGCAGCTCGTCCCCGTCTACATCCAGCCCACCGACGTGCAGGGACCGAGGCAGAAGAGATCCCTGCTTCTTg GAGCTGCCGGTCTCGGCGGTCTCGCCGTCCTCGGCGCCGGCGCCCTCGGCGTGGGTCTGATTGGCGCTAAGGCTGGTTTGGTCGGTGGCGCTCTTGCTGCCGGTGCACTCCAAGGCAGAGGCTTCGGCGGCGGCTACGGCTATGGCGGTGGCTACGGCGGTTACCACTATGGAGGCGGTTATGGCGCCTACGGAGGCGGCTACGGCGGATACGGCGGTGGCTATGGCGGCTACAG GTCCTACCCCACATACGTCGTAGAAGAAAGTTGGTGCTGA